The genomic stretch actcgggttcgggtgcgggtctGCTTGTCATCCCTATATTATAGGCTCCCTAGATATTCCACGAAAGCATGATGACTTATTTGAAACTTAACATAACTAGTTAAATTGATAGAGGTGACAAAGCAAGTCCTTGACACGAGACAATTTACGTAGCAGACTTCCATTCAATGCGAGTTTCAtgaaaaacttcatcttcttgCGCAACACCCTCATCCACAGCCCATTGGTTATTTCCATCTGAGTCACTCGTCGTTGGTTTTAAATGTTGAATGTTGTATTGTGTGATGGTCTCCAAACCCAAATTTGCTATGAGAACGATGGAGGCATACACTTTGTGCtgggaaaaaaattaaaagttggCCCTATTTTATGTGAAGGCCCATGGGTCCACTCTTATCAAATCGTCATTTCTTGGAAATCGTGTCAAGTTGATTGGGTCCAACAATTTTGTTGTCAATGCTTATTTCTTTTAAGGAAACATCAATTCCTATGATTTTTGAACTCCCCGTGTCTCTAAGCGTATTATTGGATAAAGATTCCCCTTGTCTGTAATTGTCTATTATGGTGTTTTTTCCTCTGCACCACCATCCAATCACCATGAACTGCATTTGTTTCTCCAAATTCTTTTTGTTATAATTTCGGCACTATCATCGCCCATTTTCTTATAGAGTTCAATTAGTTCTTACTCATGGACATCATTGTTTTTCCAAATGACCTCTTGGTTGCGCCACCGTAGGAACGCCCGACTGCATTTGGTTATCTAGCGTTTTCTTGCAATCACAGGTATAATGTCCTTAAGAGCCAGAAATAGGACAAATAACATGAAGACCTTTATACTAATTTATAGCGGTTGACTGATGActgatagtttatagcttataggTGATGATTGAGACTGATAACTAATATGCTGATTGAAATTCAagtaacttataaatataaatgatataaaaaatatttaatatataattattttattttaaattaaaataaattataaaaaataaaaactaatttttgttaaaatagtaataaaaataaaaaggaaaaaaataataaactataaaCTTTCAAAACATTAAATTATAATCTCGTAATGAAAAAACAATTATCAAACAAGTTTAAATTATGAATCTCGAAAGATATAAGGTCAAAATTATCTCATTGTACTAATTTAACTTTATAATGTTGAAGTTAATGTAGTATTTGAGTGCCGTCTATTGTATGCTCTCTTCTCCTTCTTAGTCGTGTCGTGACACACTGTGACATATTCCAAGACGATTCAATTTAACCATGGAAGTTGATCCTCACAACTACGATGACATTGTATGTATTCTCTCCATCTCTTACCACCCTTCCAATCACACTCTCCGATATCACTTACCAATCACGCTTTCTTACTCTTAAACCCTAGAATTTACTCTAATCATCAATTCTTACTGCTTTTCTTGCAATCATGTGCTTCAAATATCATGTTTTCAAGatattatttttctgaatttctaTAAAACTCAagctaatcaagatttgttgctATGCTGGATCCAGTTAGTATTAGCATTTTAGGGTTTTATTGGGTATTTTCTGGTTATGTTTATTGTCTTGTCACAAGCTTTGTAACTTTGTTCTGTAAATATTTTGACTTCATGTTTGTACTTATTTACAGTCTATAAATGAAAAAGATGTCCCCAACATTGTTCTCTCATACCTTATACATAACTGCTATGAAGAATCCGCAGAGTCGTTCATTGCCGGAGCTGGGACGACGCGGCCGACAGATTATTTGGATAACATGGAGAAAAGAAAAGGTATGTTTATTCTAGTTTTTGACCTTTGGCTACTTGTCCTAATGCCATTTATTTGCTTTAGTTCTTAAACCTTTGCTTAATATCAAAATTTGTAACATATGATATAAGACACTAATGTTGGATGCTAGTGGCGGAGCTTGTTCGAAATTTATGAGGGGGCCAAAATCCAAATGTATAAAGAATATATATGGTAGTATTGTCAATTATTTTCAACATTAGTTTACTAGTCTAGTGCAGTGTTTTTAATAGTGGATCACGGAAAATAGCGGTTCACCAAGGACTGATATGAGAAATATCTGATAGCGTAGTGGGCAAATAAAAGAAGCTACAAAGTGGTTAAAAATTCTAGTGTCTAGACGGAGTGAGTTCAAACCTGATCTTAAACATTTTTTcccaaaaaaatgtgaaaaggggTTTATTTATGccataaaaaaaatacttaaaatggGTTCTTCAAGGCTTGAACACGGAACCCGAAAGCTACAAAACAGAACTAAGCAAACAAGTACAGTACATGGTAAATTGGTAATATTTTGGACatgatatatatacatatacattgaTACTAGAATATGTACATATATCTGATAAAAATAGGAAAATTTTGGGCAGGCCATAGCCTACTCTAGTTCACACTAAGATTCGTCACTGATACAGAATCAATTTTTGCTCTTATTGCTACTTGAAACATACGCCGCTTTTTTACAATAGTATGGCATTTTTGCATACAAATGTTTTTTTCCCCCTCGTATTGCGTTAAGATACcaaatttccttctcttgacTACTATGTATTTCCTTCCCTCCTCCGCACTTTGGTTACATAATATGGCGGAGTAGTCCTCCTACTATATGCAATTAATTGTTTTCAATTGGAGGATATGTTAGGTTGTAAAGCTTCCCTGACAGTAaattccatttttctttagaaatCATTCACTATGCAATGGAGGGAAATGCACTTAAGGCTATTGAGCTAACTGAGCAGCTGACACCAGAAATTCTGGAGAAGAATAAGGACTTGCTATTTGACCTTTTAAGTCTTCATTTTGTAGAGCTTGTCCGTTCTAAGAAATGGTAAGATGAGATTAGTTTTTTATTCCTAATAAAACGTTGCAAGTTTTTTGCCTTAATAGAATCTCATGTTATTGGCAGCACAGAAGCTTTGGAGTTTGCTCAGACCAAGTTGAGCCCTTTTGGAAAGGAGACAAAATATATGGAAAAACTTGAAGTATGTTTGCTTTTTGCATAATGATTCTGTATTACATATTTGTGCGCGTTTGTGCATGTTTCAAGGTTTAAGTGACTATAAAGCTATCCTTTCTTTTTTGCAGGATTTTATGGCCCTTCTTGCTTATAAGGAGCCAGAAAATTCTCCAATGTTTCATTTACTTAGCTTGGATTATCGTCAAGAGTTTGCAGATAATTTGAATCGAACTATCCTTGGTTAGTTAACTTGACTATACTCCTTGTGATACGTATTTGATTACAAATCTCAATACATTATTTTACCCTATTATATACATGATGTATAATTGTCGTTTTCTTTTCCGGTGATATTGGTGATTGGCAGCATACTTTAACCTTCCCAGCTACACAGCAATGGAGAGGCTTGCACAGCAGGCGACAGTAGTTAGACAATGCTTAAACGAGGTATCTGGAAAGGTAATAGGAAATTGATAATTTCCCTCTTTCATCAGCTTCAGGTTTTGATGGCTGCATATGTGGGCTAGTTTTCTATGCCATAGATTGTTGTGCAATTTAAGCCGACACAAATTTCTGTCTAACTGAGTAACCATTTAATTGGCTGTCATTATAGAGTGAAAGAACTTGCGCAAGTTCACCTTGTAACAACTAACAAAGAGATATAATTACTATACTTGATTGTCCATAAATCACGTAATGTTCAAACTGATTCCCTATTCACTCTCTGCAGGACGGGCCTCgaccattttctttgaaagaaTTTCTTAAAAGGCGATGAGAAAGCAATTACATATCTGCTAGAAATTGTGGAGTGAAGCACAATTACCTTATGCACATTTATCTGATACCTCTGTTGTCAATTGTTGGATTGGTGTATGATTTGATCATAGGTGTAATGTTGTCTGAATGCTATACTTGTATAAATTTTTTCATATCAGGCTATCTAGATTTTTCTAGTCTTACTGCAATAGTACTAGTTACAAGTGTTCATGAAAATGTGGGAAAATACATTCGGCATCGGATGGAGAAAATAATTTCCGCATGGGGAAGTTGATCTAGGAGAAGTTGATCTAGTGTGTAGTTTTAAgtcaacacaaaaaaaaattcatgTTATGAAATACATATGCATATTTTGGCTACATTTTTTGATGTAATTGGAAGTGTATGACAAGTTTTGGGTCAGTGATCAGTCTCTTCAATATTTTTCAAGCAATATGTAAAAGCATCTGCGCTTGGGGTATAGCCTGAAACATTTTTTGGTATGGACCAATGATATGTCTGAAGTTCTCTATGTAGCCGGATACTTTGTACACCTATCAATTGAATTGTCCTAGCTATAAATTGAGTTATCTTAAGGAGACTATCTTTAGAACTATGTATTATTGAGCTAAGTAACTTTTCAGCTATAGCTAGTTTTATCAATAAAAGGGGATTTGATTTTATTAGCTTAAGAGGTTCTCACCACCAATGCAAAAAAATCAGGGGTTTTAGAAGTTATGATTATCAACTATGTGTTGACCACCCAGTTTTGTAAGCCAGAGTTCAACCGTTTTAAATTGTAGAGCTAAGTGTCTCTTCTTGCCTTGCATAAATAACAATATTCATCCCCTCACCCTCACCatgctttttttaaaataaaaatttaaatatcaacTTAATTTTATGATAGATAGGACTATATCAACTTAATATTATGATAGATAGGACTAAAAATACATCTGTATAGATCGTGTGAGGGAGGAACAAGAGACTATTGCTATTAGGTGGACTCTGTCACCATATTGTTTGTTGGGGTTGAGTAGATAAGCTTCATCCTCGAAGTTGAGTTAGCATGTGCTTAATGAATGAGCTTAATGAATATCCGTATTAAGTATTGAAACTTAATGCTGACGAATTGGTTAATAAGATGAGAAATCATCTATTAGGTATGACGATTGATCTCATGTAGTTATCTCAGATTTGAGTTGCGATGAGAACTTCGAGCAGTAATATTAATAATTGATTAGAATTTAATATTAGTGCTAAAGGATGTGACTTGAGAACATGTCAATGAAATATAACCCCAACAAGTTTTCTCACGGTTAAACAACACaagttcaattttattttctacTATTTTATATTTGAGTGTTCACGAACAATCAATCATATGATAAACCAAGCTTAAAGTAATAGAACTATTGAGCGTTCTTTAAAACACAACCAGTCCTTGTGGAGACGACAAAAATTGCACTTGCAATTTTGTGATGCAACAAAATGGCGTAGTTGTCGAGGACTGGAGGTAGTTGTTGACgacattgcaatagtttttaccattttaattaatttgtttatatCTGTTAATATTTTTGCATATTTTATTTATAGTCACTAAGCTACTAATCGTGCTAGCTAGTTTTGTTATTActtgtttatgcgaggtaaggttcctgcaaaacaacttctgtttgatccagaaattgaatGAATCGCATGCATAAACAATAGTAAGAACAAAAAGAAAAGTTGTAAGCCAAGAAACAAGATCTAGAAGAGTATTCTATTTCAAAGAAGGTAACCATGGCTAATatggacaacaacaacaacaacaataatgacAACAATACAACAATGGAAATAATGTTGGTGGCATGTCATGCCACAATATTCCAAGACATATAACACATAACTAGACCATAAAGGAATGCATGTAAAATAGAAATGGAAAATGGGATTGCTACAAATTATAAATGTTAACCCTTTTGCAGATTTAGACCATGAGGAAACACCTCACGAAGTTCTATGAGATTTCTAGTATGCCATGAGCTCTAGAAACTAAGGTGGAAGTGATAATCTTGAGATTGTCTTATTTggaaaagaaaatgagaggtatctAGACCAACTGACATCGACAATGACAAATTGGAATGCATTGGAGGAAAAGTTCTTGAGCAGATTCTTCCCTTACAACAAGTTCATGGAAGTAAACACAACCATTATGGTGATCCCTCAAGGTGAAATTAAACTCTTTGTGAAGCGTGGGAGAGGTAAAAATTCATGCTAAGGATATGCCCAAATCACAGTTTTGATGATCTTACATAAATTCACATCTTCAAAAATGGATTTCAATAAGGATAAAAGTTGTTACTATATGCTACTGTAGGGGGTTCTCTAATGTCAAATAGCATAAAAGATGCAATTGCAATTATTGAAAGAATAACGCTTAATGATAATCAAGGACAATATAACATAAATCTTTTTCAAAGAAAGAAAAGTTTTATAGAGTTGAATACCAATGATGTTATTCTCATACAAAACAAGATGTTGACA from Vicia villosa cultivar HV-30 ecotype Madison, WI linkage group LG4, Vvil1.0, whole genome shotgun sequence encodes the following:
- the LOC131594203 gene encoding uncharacterized protein LOC131594203 — its product is MEVDPHNYDDISINEKDVPNIVLSYLIHNCYEESAESFIAGAGTTRPTDYLDNMEKRKEIIHYAMEGNALKAIELTEQLTPEILEKNKDLLFDLLSLHFVELVRSKKCTEALEFAQTKLSPFGKETKYMEKLEDFMALLAYKEPENSPMFHLLSLDYRQEFADNLNRTILAYFNLPSYTAMERLAQQATVVRQCLNEVSGKDGPRPFSLKEFLKRR